One Synechococcus sp. CC9605 genomic window carries:
- a CDS encoding NAD(P)H-quinone oxidoreductase subunit 5 produces MPSAEELAWLIPVLPLFGAVLTGLGLISFNRTINRLRKPVALLLISCVGAAAALSYSILFNQLNGAPPVEHLFVWASAGSFILPMGYVVDPLGAVMLALVTTIALLVLVYSHGYMAHDKGYVRFFTYLALFSSSMLGLIISPNLLEIYVFWELVGMCSYLLVGFWYDRDGAAHAAQKAFVVNRVGDFGLLLGILGLFWATGSFDFQGIADGLQNGLAAGTVAPWAALLLCLLVFMGPMAKSAQFPLHVWLPDAMEGPTPISALIHAATMVAAGVFLVARLDPLYAQFPVVQTVIAVVGTITCFLGASIALTQMDLKKGLAYSTVSQLGYMMLAMGCGAPVAGIFHLVTHAFFKAMLFLGSGSVIHAMEEVVGHEPVLAQDMRLMGGLRKKMPVTSITFFIGCIAISGIPPLAGFWSKDEILGQAFNSYPLLWVVGFLTAGMTAFYMFRLYFLTFEGEFRGNDTAMQAQLLSAAGKDPSEHHAHGGSVHESAWPMAAPLAVLAVPSVLIGLLGTPWNSRFAGLLNPEEALEMAEHFSWGEFLPLASASVAISVAGITLAVLAYALRQIDLGQLVAGRFPAMNAFLANKWYLDVVNEKLFVRGSRKLAREVLEVDAKVVDGVVNLTGLLTLGSGEGLKYLETGRAQFYALIVFAGVIGLVVLFGVIGGPIA; encoded by the coding sequence ATGCCCTCGGCCGAGGAACTCGCCTGGCTCATTCCCGTTCTGCCCCTGTTCGGCGCCGTGCTGACCGGGCTGGGGTTGATCAGCTTCAACCGCACGATCAACCGGTTGCGCAAACCCGTTGCGCTGCTGTTGATCTCTTGTGTTGGTGCAGCTGCGGCCCTCAGCTACAGCATCCTGTTCAACCAGCTCAATGGCGCCCCGCCGGTCGAGCATCTGTTCGTCTGGGCCAGTGCCGGCAGCTTCATTCTGCCGATGGGCTACGTGGTGGATCCGCTTGGGGCGGTGATGCTGGCGCTGGTCACCACCATCGCCCTGCTGGTGCTGGTGTATTCCCACGGCTACATGGCCCACGACAAGGGCTATGTGCGCTTCTTCACCTACCTGGCGCTGTTCAGCAGCTCAATGCTGGGGTTGATCATCAGCCCCAATCTCCTCGAGATCTACGTCTTCTGGGAGCTGGTGGGCATGTGCTCCTATCTGCTGGTGGGCTTCTGGTACGACCGTGATGGCGCCGCCCACGCCGCCCAGAAAGCCTTTGTGGTGAACCGGGTGGGTGACTTCGGCCTGCTGCTGGGCATCCTTGGCCTGTTCTGGGCCACCGGCAGCTTCGATTTTCAGGGAATCGCCGATGGCTTGCAGAACGGCCTGGCCGCCGGAACCGTGGCGCCATGGGCCGCGCTGCTGCTCTGCCTGCTGGTGTTCATGGGTCCCATGGCCAAGTCGGCCCAGTTCCCTCTCCACGTCTGGCTCCCCGATGCCATGGAGGGCCCGACGCCGATTTCGGCGCTAATTCACGCCGCCACGATGGTGGCCGCAGGGGTGTTCCTGGTCGCCCGCCTCGATCCCCTCTACGCCCAGTTCCCCGTCGTTCAAACCGTGATCGCTGTCGTTGGCACGATCACCTGCTTCCTGGGAGCCTCCATTGCCCTCACCCAGATGGATCTCAAGAAGGGTCTGGCCTACAGCACCGTCTCCCAGCTCGGTTACATGATGCTGGCGATGGGTTGCGGCGCCCCGGTCGCCGGCATCTTCCACCTGGTGACCCATGCCTTCTTCAAGGCGATGTTGTTCCTGGGATCAGGCTCCGTCATTCACGCCATGGAGGAGGTGGTGGGCCACGAGCCCGTTCTCGCCCAGGACATGCGCCTGATGGGAGGCCTGCGCAAGAAGATGCCCGTCACCTCGATCACCTTCTTCATCGGCTGCATCGCCATCAGCGGCATTCCGCCCCTGGCCGGCTTCTGGAGCAAGGACGAAATTCTTGGTCAGGCCTTCAACAGCTACCCGCTGCTTTGGGTGGTGGGCTTCCTGACGGCGGGGATGACGGCCTTTTACATGTTCCGCCTCTATTTCCTCACCTTTGAAGGGGAGTTCCGCGGCAACGACACCGCCATGCAGGCCCAGCTGCTGAGCGCAGCCGGAAAGGATCCTTCCGAGCACCACGCCCATGGCGGCAGCGTGCATGAATCGGCCTGGCCAATGGCGGCCCCCTTGGCGGTGCTGGCGGTGCCTTCTGTGCTGATTGGCCTGCTGGGCACCCCCTGGAACAGCCGATTCGCAGGCCTTCTCAATCCCGAAGAAGCCCTCGAGATGGCCGAACATTTCAGCTGGGGCGAGTTTCTGCCTCTGGCGAGCGCCTCCGTCGCCATCTCCGTTGCCGGCATCACCCTGGCTGTTCTGGCCTATGCCCTGCGTCAAATTGATCTGGGGCAGCTGGTGGCAGGTCGCTTCCCGGCGATGAATGCCTTCCTCGCCAACAAGTGGTACCTCGATGTGGTGAACGAGAAGCTGTTCGTTCGCGGCAGCCGCAAACTGGCCCGCGAGGTGCTCGAGGTGGACGCCAAGGTAGTGGATGGCGTGGTCAACCTCACCGGACTGCTCACCCTCGGCAGCGGAGAAGGTCTCAAATATCTCGAGACCGGACGGGCCCAGTTCTATGCCCTGATCGTGTTTGCCGGCGTGATCGGCTTGGTGGTGCTGTTCGGCGTGATCGGCGGACCAATCGCTTAA
- a CDS encoding NAD(P)H-quinone oxidoreductase subunit 4: MLEFAVAGVSEPVQATVPWLSLSILVPIVGALLVPLVPDKGEGKQVRWYALIVTLITFLITVAAYLTGYDPSLSGLQLSERVSWLPDLGLTWAVGADGLSMPLILLTSFITSLACLAAWPVSFKPRLFYFLLLAMDGGQIAVFAVQDMLLFFLAWELELIPVYLLLAIWGGKKRQYAATKFILYTAGSSLFILLAALAMGFFGGGTPSFEYTALAAKDFGTGFQLLCYAGLLIAFGVKLPIVPLHTWLPDAHGEATAPVHMLLAGILLKMGGYALLRFNCELLPAAHSQFAPLLIVLGVVNIIYAALTSFAQRNLKRKIAYSSISHMGFVLIGVGSFSALGTSGAMLQMISHGLIGASLFFLVGATYDRTHTLQLDEMGGIGQKMRIMFALWTVCALASLALPGMSGFVSELMVFAGFATDEAYTLPFRVVICGLAAVGVILTPIYLLSMLREIFFGKEKEELVSHTNLVDAEPREVYIIGCLLVPIIGIGLYPKLMTDSYRSSIEALVSRNLGAMEQVISPTAPLIRGQAPVPAIIQAPAVGAS, encoded by the coding sequence GTGTTGGAATTCGCAGTCGCCGGGGTGAGTGAGCCGGTGCAGGCCACCGTTCCATGGCTGAGCCTGTCGATCCTGGTGCCGATTGTGGGTGCCCTGCTTGTTCCGCTGGTTCCCGACAAAGGCGAAGGCAAGCAGGTGCGCTGGTACGCCCTGATCGTGACGCTGATCACCTTCCTGATCACCGTCGCGGCCTACCTCACCGGCTACGACCCGAGCCTGAGTGGATTGCAGCTGTCTGAACGGGTGAGCTGGCTGCCGGATCTTGGCCTCACCTGGGCGGTGGGTGCCGACGGCCTCTCGATGCCGTTGATCCTGCTCACCAGCTTCATTACAAGCCTGGCCTGCCTGGCGGCATGGCCGGTGAGTTTCAAACCGCGGCTGTTTTATTTCCTGCTGCTGGCCATGGACGGCGGCCAAATTGCGGTGTTCGCCGTGCAGGACATGCTGCTGTTCTTCCTGGCCTGGGAGCTGGAACTGATCCCGGTGTATCTGCTGTTGGCCATCTGGGGCGGCAAGAAACGCCAGTACGCCGCAACCAAATTCATCCTCTACACAGCAGGCAGCTCGTTGTTCATCCTGTTGGCCGCCCTGGCCATGGGCTTCTTCGGCGGCGGCACCCCCAGTTTTGAGTACACCGCTCTTGCGGCCAAAGACTTCGGAACGGGCTTTCAACTGCTCTGCTATGCCGGGCTGCTGATCGCCTTCGGCGTGAAGCTGCCCATCGTGCCCCTGCACACCTGGCTGCCTGATGCCCATGGCGAAGCAACGGCACCGGTGCACATGCTGTTGGCCGGCATCCTGCTGAAGATGGGCGGGTATGCACTGCTGCGCTTCAACTGTGAGTTGCTGCCAGCGGCCCACTCCCAGTTCGCCCCACTGCTGATCGTGCTGGGGGTGGTGAACATCATCTACGCCGCCCTTACCTCCTTCGCCCAGCGCAACCTCAAGCGAAAGATCGCCTACAGCTCGATCAGCCACATGGGCTTCGTGCTGATCGGCGTGGGCAGCTTCAGTGCCCTGGGCACCAGTGGCGCCATGCTGCAGATGATCAGCCACGGCTTGATCGGCGCCAGCCTGTTCTTCCTCGTGGGTGCCACCTACGACCGCACCCACACGCTTCAGCTGGATGAGATGGGAGGCATTGGCCAGAAGATGCGCATTATGTTCGCGCTCTGGACGGTGTGTGCGCTCGCCTCCCTGGCCCTGCCCGGCATGAGCGGATTCGTGAGCGAACTGATGGTGTTTGCCGGTTTCGCCACGGATGAGGCCTACACCCTGCCCTTCCGAGTGGTGATCTGCGGGCTGGCCGCTGTCGGCGTGATCCTCACACCGATCTATCTGCTCTCTATGCTACGCGAGATCTTCTTCGGCAAGGAGAAAGAGGAGCTGGTATCCCACACCAACCTGGTGGATGCGGAGCCGCGCGAGGTGTACATCATCGGCTGCCTGCTGGTGCCGATCATCGGAATCGGGCTGTACCCCAAGCTGATGACCGACAGCTACCGCAGCTCGATCGAAGCCCTGGTGAGCCGAAACCTGGGTGCGATGGAACAGGTGATCTCGCCAACGGCCCCCTTGATTCGAGGTCAGGCCCCCGTTCCGGCGATCATCCAGGCCCCCGCCGTGGGCGCGTCATAA
- a CDS encoding lipopolysaccharide assembly protein LapA domain-containing protein, protein MRQINFGLIFSFGLITVFFTLANTSPTTVHVLPGVEYTLPLAGLLLLAAGFGAVSAWFFAAWTGMLNNVEQFSKANEYEAQQVRIQELETDLSRYRSTVETQLGLLPATTVSATSAGSDDSDQKEVTDASSAA, encoded by the coding sequence ATGCGTCAGATCAACTTCGGCCTGATCTTCAGCTTCGGCCTGATCACGGTGTTCTTCACTCTGGCGAACACCAGCCCCACGACGGTTCACGTGTTGCCCGGAGTTGAGTACACCCTGCCTTTGGCGGGTCTGCTGCTGCTGGCAGCGGGGTTCGGAGCCGTGTCGGCTTGGTTCTTCGCGGCCTGGACCGGGATGCTCAACAACGTTGAACAGTTCAGCAAGGCCAACGAATACGAGGCCCAGCAGGTGCGGATCCAGGAACTGGAGACCGACCTCAGCCGCTACCGCTCCACCGTCGAAACCCAGCTGGGACTCCTGCCTGCCACCACCGTCAGCGCGACCAGTGCTGGGAGCGACGACAGCGACCAGAAGGAGGTCACCGACGCCAGCAGTGCGGCCTAA
- a CDS encoding segregation/condensation protein A has translation MLQVAPNDGADAGARLAIRLLQDAAERGDLDPWDVDVIAVIDGFLDQLRQRIEVPGQVAAALAGRGGSYERDLADSSEAFLAASVLVGLKAEMLETSMLPPPPEVEDHFDADFDGQGWLDPAFDLPRRPERHLQRRPVAPPPLRRPVTLGELIEQLESIAEQLESDELEARRRKRQKRYSNREAIAQVAGLAHREKLPETTAALGVFLNGWETALDWVGFDQLVDQWEVAAAADLDRDRVGVFWALLFLSSQGRVELEQEGWLHGPLRLKFIPASGTATQLPIRSLQVPDPSPTRTVVAA, from the coding sequence TTGCTCCAGGTGGCCCCCAACGACGGCGCTGATGCTGGAGCCCGCCTTGCGATTCGGCTGCTGCAGGACGCAGCGGAGCGAGGGGATCTGGATCCCTGGGATGTGGATGTGATCGCCGTCATCGACGGCTTTCTGGATCAACTCCGGCAACGCATTGAAGTTCCCGGGCAGGTGGCAGCCGCCCTGGCCGGACGGGGCGGCAGCTATGAGCGGGACCTCGCCGACAGCAGCGAAGCCTTCCTGGCCGCCTCGGTGTTGGTGGGACTCAAAGCGGAGATGCTCGAAACCAGCATGTTGCCGCCACCGCCCGAAGTCGAAGATCACTTCGATGCCGACTTCGATGGGCAAGGTTGGCTTGATCCGGCCTTTGATCTGCCCCGACGGCCGGAACGCCATCTGCAGCGGCGTCCTGTAGCACCGCCGCCCTTGCGTCGCCCCGTCACCCTTGGCGAGCTGATCGAACAGCTGGAATCGATTGCCGAGCAGCTGGAATCAGACGAACTCGAGGCACGCCGCCGCAAACGCCAAAAGCGCTACAGCAACCGTGAAGCCATCGCCCAAGTGGCCGGGCTTGCCCATCGCGAAAAGCTGCCGGAAACAACTGCAGCACTGGGTGTGTTTCTGAACGGTTGGGAGACCGCCCTGGACTGGGTGGGCTTCGATCAACTGGTGGATCAGTGGGAGGTGGCCGCCGCGGCGGACCTGGACCGGGATCGGGTTGGGGTGTTCTGGGCCCTGCTGTTTCTCTCCTCCCAGGGCCGGGTTGAGCTGGAGCAGGAGGGTTGGCTGCACGGGCCGCTGCGATTGAAATTCATTCCTGCGAGTGGAACTGCAACGCAACTGCCGATCCGCAGCCTTCAGGTGCCAGATCCGTCGCCGACCCGGACGGTCGTGGCGGCCTAA